The genomic DNA TGGAACTAGAAGGCTTAGACTGAAaacaaaaaaacaataataaaccaACCGCAACCACAAGCGCAAGCACCGTCTCAGAGTCCTTTTCCGGCAACACAGTTTAGTGCGGGAGGAAGGTTCTCGTTAGGTAGCGGTGGAGGGGACAAGTCTAATAGAAGGGTTGTTAGAGTTAAAAGACAGACCAGGAGGAAATGATAAAACATGGGAAGGGGTCGCTTGTTATGGCTTGGTTTGACATTCTACAACTTGTGTCAGGTATTGTGGTAGTTAGATTGTTCTTGTGTCTCATTTTTGGAGGAAGTGTTTTGTATGAGGTCCATCGGTATAACATCTTATTCTTTTTGTGTATccatgtaaaaacatacaaggtaAAGACATTGCAACTCTAGAGTCATAATGCTGATATAGCTTGTATTTCTGTTTTTATAATATATGGATGTTGTCTTTAGCTGACGTTCGACAAGGTTCTATACATGGACTGTATAGCCATTGGCTAACCGGTTCTTGTGGCCCGTTTGGCGTCAAACTGGTGCCATTTGATGATTATGTAATCGGGCCTGCGATTTTTTGTCATCTTATTTTGCTGCAATCTCCGGGTAGACCTTTGAGTGGCATCAACATCGTCATCATATGGTGTTTGCATATCCGTCTTGGCATTTTTGATTGATTGAATGTAACCAAATGGCTTTTATAACAACAATAAAGTTGACTTTTGTCGCCGAATAATTTCTCTATCAGTTTCTTAAAATCTCATCATATAAATGAAACAGGTCAAAAGTTATTGTGAAGGTTACCTTTATATATAGAGTTAATTATATAGTTAATGTGGTTTACATAAAGTAACAAtctaaggtactaatagtttaaaattacATTCTTGGGTACTAACTTTCTATTTTTTAACATGTGAGTgtattaattacatagttagtccttgtggtgTATACAAACTAACAATCTAAGGTACTAATAGTTAACAGGGAATTAACGTTAATAACCTCACATGTTTAAATACCTCAggatgtgattttaaactattagtacctttGATTGTTATTTTGTGTAAAGCacgactaactatgtaattaactcttacatctatatctatatctatatctatctatggggaccgctaaaatgaaaaccacctctagttgtaagaaccatgagaactttttgatccggggcgagttggaccaaattttttttcataaacgtagatgcgtgtattataaacacatttgtaaaaaaaattcaaaaaaatatgtcgtgagtgtagttttgagcaccacaagtttatTTTTACGGGTACTTGGTACCCGTAAAAACAAACTTGTGGTACCCGTaaaaacaaacttgtggtgctcaaaactacactcacgacatttttttttgaatttttttttaatgcTTATGGTACAATAAGTTAGTAAAGGGCCAAGATGGTCTTTTCACATGAATATTAAATCTTAAAGCTTTCTAAGTAATGAGTATTAATTTACAAAActattattactatcatttatatAAATTTTAATCTTTTAGTAAAAGAAAAATTATGATAGAAAGAAAAAGGAATTGAAGAGTCCTATGATAGAAAGAGAAAGGAATTGAAAAGTCCTcttttaaaaaattaaatttcACCTATTTAATGACTTAATATAGACATGATACAATAGCATGATGTAACAGGTACCATAATGTTGGAATCCAACTGTTTCTAGACTGTACGTGTCCATAGGAAAGTTCAAATGTGTTATTCAATTCATTAGTGAAAAAATCAACCAGTAGCTTATCATAGCATCACTCGAACCATAACTTACGACTCGATATCCTCCAAATATCATGTGGTAATCGAGACCATTCTAAGCACCAAAGCCATTTGTCAACGACGATGACATCCTCTCAGCTTATGCCAATGACCCGATGGTGGATATTCGAGCGGCTGCGATGAAGAAGTGGCTCGGAAGGTTTTGTAGGCCGGGGGGGTGGAGGATCTTGCAATGAAGATTTTGGGGATTTACATGAAGAAGCTGAAACTTTTGTGTATGAGCAACTGGGAGGCTAGAGAGCTAAATGAAAGTCAAGTGGACATGTGTCGATCCTTATGCTTCGTACATCGATCAAAGGGTTGTTTTACTTCAAAATTAAATAAGTTCATGCTagtttttttgtttcttttggaTTAATTTAACTATGTAAGCTTTCGTTGCGATTTCTATTTCAGCCTATGATAATAAAAAGCTTGTTCAacattgtttgtttttttatccAAAGAGATTTACAACATAGAAGATGAGTTAAAAATAACTTGTTTATGCATTCTCAAAGTGGTAAGAGAATATGAGTAGTGATGCAATTAGAATTTTTTTAGCTGGCTTGAGCTAATCTGTTGTTATAAAACAATCATAAATTAActtgtttctctctctatattATAATGATATGTTATGTGGAATTTCCTTGCAACAATTTTTTTACACGTTAAATTTTCTTCAAATGTAAATTTCAATAAAATTGTGACATTTTTTGCACGTTTTAATAGTATGTTTATTACTTAAGTAACACATAAAATATAGTATTTTAACATGAACAATTTTTATGTCAAATATCTTGATACACTTTTTAAGTTAGTGGTCAAATTAGAAAAAGTGAAATTTAACACTTTTGCATTATATTCATACTAGGTTATATACCCGTGAGTTTCACGGGTAATGGGTTGTGTTAAAAAAATCTGTCTATAAAATAATAACTTCACATAGTAAGACACATGTTTGACAGCCTTACCGAgacaaaaaaaacataaattgAATAAATTAGGGCATTTACTTCACAGAAAAATATCTTATTTAACGGTGTTGTCGGGTACATCAATGGTATAATGACATAAGTATTTCAAAAACGGCAGCAAATCAAGATTATTATGCAATTGAAATATTTTTGTAAGAATGTTTATATACCAATGAGCTTGACGGGTTATCGGttgatttttaaaaatttatatttgcAAAAGAAATAAAAAAGCATGGATGATGCTTTTGgaatcaaagattgattgatgTCTTATTTTactattttgaaaaaaaaaaaagagagagagagaaaaggttATCTCCCCTTTTATTTGTAGCGACTCTTTCAACTTATAAATATCTAATGCGGTGGGAAAGTTAAGTATTTTTTACCCAAAACATATTTTCTGTGTTTGGAGCTCCATATTGTATAAACACCGAAATTCCTCACAAAAGCATAAGATAGTTTCGTATTATATTTTAATtagttgtgtgtatgtatattCGTGTATATCTTAATCATTTAATTTGGCATCTAGTAATTGGACTTGATCATTCTCAACACCGAAGTAAAAAGACTTAGTCAGACCTCCCTTCTCCTAACACCTATACCGAATGAAATTGTTGAACAAAAAATGGCTACATCAGTCCAAAGATGCATCCATAAGTTAATAATTAAGTTAGACATTAGTCATGTATTCTCACTTGAATATTAATACATACAGAAAGTTGTTATATTCTTAATGTACCACTAAAAAAGATCCTATGgtaaagaaataaaaacaacaaaaaaactaTATGATAATTAAGCTTAATACCTGACATATATATGTGTATTTTTTTTACCTAAGTTGCACAACAAATATCATTGGTGAGGCGAGAGGCCGGGGGGAGGAGGGTGCCAGTACGCGATGGGCCAAGCCGACCAAGGAACGCGCCCCACACCCACAAGCCTAATCGAACCAACCGCTTTTGTAATGAGATTGACGTAATAAAACTTAATAACTAAGAATATAAAAAAGTTATGCTATAATTAAATCGGTTGATCGACAAAAGAAAGTTTAAaagtataaaaatgtaaatagGATCATGTtaatgttataacttataaagccaattataaattataaaagtTATCAAGAATATAAATATTTACACATATATCATATCATTTTAATTTGTATAACCCAGGACTCAGATAGTCAGATTTATAGTTTTTTAAACTTACTTTTAACAATAAGATATATCTTGTGTCACGTTACTTAATTAAAAGTTTCATTTCATTTATAATGTTTTCTTATCTCTCATTGCCCAAGGTAAGAAGTTTATATATTATTAAGGTGTAATAAATTTATTGAACCAAGTTTGTTCGGCCAGACTCAATCCATAAGATCCATTTAACTGGGTCTACAATTTGCCAGTTCAATCACaaagtaaaaaaagaaaaaaccagGGGCAGTCCAATCCACTCGATACGACTTGTGGAAGGTCCGATTCTTGACCCAACCGGGCTTAACATCATAAGCTATGTGAGGCACTTCTTCCTATTTTTTCACCTTTCAACACGTATGTTTCgtagttttcaaaatatattttctCAATCATTTAATCTTTTTTTTGAATTACAACGATTGCTTTATTCAATTACACCAAAATATTCCTAACTAATCTCCTACGCCCAGGTTTGAACCTGGAATCTCACCTCTAAGATCACACGGAGTTTTGAATggcacttgtttttttttttattattaaaactcCACTTTTACGTCCCTCCCACTCCGTTTTTTTACCACATATccataatttatatatttaaaaattttTACAGATAAATTAAGCCTTTAAATCGTTCATGCATATTGAGGTGACAAAAGTTTGCATATAGATGGTAACTTTTCTTCGAATCAAAGAAGACCAATTATGATGTATAATACCCAGTTTATTTTATAACAACATTGCTATAATTGAAATCGAAAACTTCATAAATATTAGAAcacaatatataaaataataaaatacacAATTGGGAAACAGCAAAAGCACACTCAAAAAACATTCCCTTTATGTTTATGCGTGTGTTTttgtttgagttttttttttaatcaaaattgtGAGGAATTGACACCTAGGATTAAATTAGAATGGAGGCTTAATATGAGGACACGTGGCCTATCAACTTTTCCTTTATTATATAGGAGGATAATGATCAATGAAATTACCGTACACAATATTATAATGAAAATACCGTACACAATATTATATATTGTATATATAGATTCTCCTATCAGCATCATCTTTAATCAAAATACCACGACCACCGCGGTTCATCATATATCATTTCCGGTGGTGAGTCTAACAAAAGTGGTGACGTTGGTTTTGCTCCACTGATGTCATTGTTGTCTAAGACTCCACCAACTATATCTTGGAGTAGTCCGCCACcgttgccgccaccaccaccaccgccgtcaATATTGTTGTCTAACACTCCACCAACAATATCTTGGAGCAGTTCGCCACCGttgccgccaccaccactaccaccggCGTTCATTGGAAGTGAAGCCTCTCTTGAGTTTTCTTCCATCCTGTTTCACATACACAAAGATGCAAACcataaataataaacaaacaaagctctatGTTGTGAAAACCCTATCGCGACTAAATGTAGTGTCGTACTCTCTATTACTGCAAATCTTGATATGAGCTTTCCAATCCGATTGAACCGCATACTTCCTTGGACACGTTTCACAGTTCCATATCTTTTCTCCATGTTTCCGACTATAATGCTTCTTAATTGCGTGCAGATTTGCGAGAGCTCGAGAAGGGTCATGATTAGCACAGCTTTTCTCTGGACATATGTACACTTTATTCTTCACCACTTCATTTTTGTTTCTTTGCTTAAGAGTCGATGGCAAGTTGTGTCCTCTTCTATGAAGCTGTAAATTCTGGTCTCTTAGAAAACCCTTATTGCAGATCTCACATACGAAGTGATTCGTAGCGGTTAATGATGTTGGCGATAACTCGATAACCTCAGCTTTTGGATCTGTACATATTTGTCCGGtgtaagtaaaaaaaaaaaccctaaattgTTTATGAAAGTATTTAAATTGAGCAA from Helianthus annuus cultivar XRQ/B chromosome 7, HanXRQr2.0-SUNRISE, whole genome shotgun sequence includes the following:
- the LOC118480244 gene encoding zinc finger protein JACKDAW-like; this translates as MNIRWMQLDLEGYTILRDPKAEVIELSPTSLTATNHFVCEICNKGFLRDQNLQLHRRGHNLPSTLKQRNKNEVVKNKVYICPEKSCANHDPSRALANLHAIKKHYSRKHGEKIWNCETCPRKYAVQSDWKAHIKICSNREYDTTFSRDRVFTT